One region of Zingiber officinale cultivar Zhangliang chromosome 7B, Zo_v1.1, whole genome shotgun sequence genomic DNA includes:
- the LOC122005723 gene encoding CDPK-related protein kinase-like isoform X1: protein MKSRQSLLDRLCEGGELLERILSRGGRYSEEDAKAIVIQILSVIAFCHLQGVVHRDLKPENFLFTTRDENAQMKLIDFGLSDFVKPVYKSQVLQS from the exons ATGAAGTCAAGGCAGTCATTATTGGACAG ATTATGTGAAGGTGGAGAATTATTAGAAAGAATTTTATCCAG AGGTGGAAGGTACTCAGAGGAGGATGCAAAAGCTATAGTTATTCAAATACTGAGTGTAATCGCCTTTTGTCATCTTCAAGGTGTTGTGCATCGTGATTTAAAGCCAGAG AATTTTCTTTTCACCACTAGAGATGAAAATGCTCAGATGAAGTTGATTGATTTTGGCCTTTCCGATTTTGTTAAACCAG
- the LOC122005723 gene encoding CDPK-related protein kinase-like isoform X2, whose product MELCEGGELLERILSRGGRYSEEDAKAIVIQILSVIAFCHLQGVVHRDLKPENFLFTTRDENAQMKLIDFGLSDFVKPVYKSQVLQS is encoded by the exons ATGGA ATTATGTGAAGGTGGAGAATTATTAGAAAGAATTTTATCCAG AGGTGGAAGGTACTCAGAGGAGGATGCAAAAGCTATAGTTATTCAAATACTGAGTGTAATCGCCTTTTGTCATCTTCAAGGTGTTGTGCATCGTGATTTAAAGCCAGAG AATTTTCTTTTCACCACTAGAGATGAAAATGCTCAGATGAAGTTGATTGATTTTGGCCTTTCCGATTTTGTTAAACCAG